Proteins encoded by one window of Salvia splendens isolate huo1 chromosome 14, SspV2, whole genome shotgun sequence:
- the LOC121765458 gene encoding CBS domain-containing protein CBSCBSPB5-like isoform X2: protein MAARRVDALLLTDSNALLCGILTDKDIAMKVIAHDLNLEETPVSKVMTRNPVFVLSDNLAVEALQKMVQGKFRHLPVVEKGEVIALLDIAKCLYDAIARLERAAEKGKAIAAAVEGVERHWGTTVSGPNTFIETLRERMFTPSVSTIIPDNSKIVTVDPSDTVLEAAKKMFEVQASSAIVIVENKPRGILTSKDMLMRVIAQDLSPGSTLVEKVMTPNPECATVDTPIVDALHTMHDGKFLHLPVVDKEGVAVAVLDVLHITHAAIATVGSTAAVNGEATNTMLQKFWDSAMELNPDDDDETRSENSLKFPSDAGDGGRSIAYSTSTPNSFAFKIQDGKGRMHRFLCGTQSLTDLIAAILQRLGDEIDRDNLPHILYEDEDKDKVVLASDNDLQAAVDHARLAGWKGLKLHLEYTSAARPRMGSKSKGMEYAQADAWASAYSSVAAGAALVAGLGVLAFLRRPAN, encoded by the exons ATGGCTGCCCGTAGGGTTGATGCTTTACTGCTAACCGATTCAAATGCATTATTGTGTGGAATCCTGACAGATAAG GATATAGCTATGAAAGTCATTGCTCATGATCTAAATCTTGAGGAAACTCCTGTGTCTAAGGTCATGACTAGGAACCCAGTATTTGTGCTTTCTGATAATCTTGCTGTCGAAGCGTTGCAAAAAATGGTTCAAG GAAAGTTTAGACATTTACCAGTTGTTGAAAAAGGAGAGGTGATTGCTTTACTTGACATAGCAAAATGTTTGTATGATGCTATTGCTCGTTTGGAGAGGGCAGCTGAGAAGGGAAAAGCGATTGCAGCTGCTGTTGAAGGCGTGGAGAGACATTGGGGGACCACAGTTTCTG GCCCGAACACATTCATTGAGACACTTCGAGAGCGAATGTTTACACCCTCTGTGTCCACTATAATTCCTGACAACTCAAA GATTGTTACAGTAGATCCAAGTGACACTGTGCTAGAGGCTGCAAAGAAGATGTTTGAAGTTCAAGCAAGCTCTGCCATTGTAATTGTAGAAAACAAACCACGAGGAATACTTAC TTCAAAAGACATGCTGATGAGGGTCATAGCTCAAGATCTTTCTCCAGGATCTACTTTAGTGGAGAAG GTGATGACACCAAATCCAGAGTGTGCTACTGTAGATACTCCTATTGTTGATGCACTTCATACCATGCATGATGGGAAATTTTTGCACCTTCCAGTTGTTGATAAAG AAGGAGTGGCAGTAGCTGTTCTCGATGTTCTTCATATAACTCATGCTGCAATAGCCACA GTTGGAAGTACTGCAGCAGTCAATGGAGAGGCCACAAACACCATGCTGCAAAAGTTCTGGGATTCTGCAATGGAACTAAATccagatgatgatgatgagacCCGGAG TGAGAATTCCTTGAAATTTCCTTCTGATGCGGGAGATGGCGGACGATCTATTGCTTATTCTACTTCCACCCCCAACTCGTTTGCTTTCAAAATTCAAGATGGAAAAGGAAGGATGCATAGATTCTTATGTG GTACACAGAGTTTGACCGACCTTATAGCAGCCATCCTTCAGAGATTAGGAGATGAAATTGACCGTGACAACCTTCCTCATATTCTG TATGAAGATGAAGACAAGGACAAGGTTGTGCTTGCATCTGATAATGATCTTCAAGCAGCTGTAGATCATGCCAGACTAGCTGGTTGGAAG GGATTGAAATTGCATTTAGAGTATACCAGTGCAGCACGTCCTCGGATGGGATCCAAGTCAAAAGGTATGGAATATGCTCAAGCAGATGCTTGGGCTTCGGCATACAGCTCTGTGGCAGCTGGGGCTGCCTTAGTTGCTGGTTTAGGCGTTTTAGCATTCTTGAGGCGACCTGCAAATTGA
- the LOC121765458 gene encoding CBS domain-containing protein CBSCBSPB5-like isoform X1 — protein sequence MSTAPPGGSSTRRSVTLTRKKSAADNGGGGDGVVGIPPSNHRKSISVSRSIGLTGERTVKRLRLSKALTVPETTTIIEACRRMAARRVDALLLTDSNALLCGILTDKDIAMKVIAHDLNLEETPVSKVMTRNPVFVLSDNLAVEALQKMVQGKFRHLPVVEKGEVIALLDIAKCLYDAIARLERAAEKGKAIAAAVEGVERHWGTTVSGPNTFIETLRERMFTPSVSTIIPDNSKIVTVDPSDTVLEAAKKMFEVQASSAIVIVENKPRGILTSKDMLMRVIAQDLSPGSTLVEKVMTPNPECATVDTPIVDALHTMHDGKFLHLPVVDKEGVAVAVLDVLHITHAAIATVGSTAAVNGEATNTMLQKFWDSAMELNPDDDDETRSENSLKFPSDAGDGGRSIAYSTSTPNSFAFKIQDGKGRMHRFLCGTQSLTDLIAAILQRLGDEIDRDNLPHILYEDEDKDKVVLASDNDLQAAVDHARLAGWKGLKLHLEYTSAARPRMGSKSKGMEYAQADAWASAYSSVAAGAALVAGLGVLAFLRRPAN from the exons ATGTCGACCGCGCCTCCAGGGGGATCGTCAACTAGGAGAAGCGTGACGTTGACCAGGAAGAAATCTGCTGCTGAtaacggcggcggcggcgatggaGTGGTTGGAATTCCTCCCTCGAACCACCGCAAATCCATATCCGTCTCCCGTTCCAT AGGACTGACAGGGGAACGGACGGTCAAGCGATTGAGGTTATCAAAAGCCTTGACAGTACCAGAAACTACCACTATAATTGAAGCTTGTCGCCGGATGGCTGCCCGTAGGGTTGATGCTTTACTGCTAACCGATTCAAATGCATTATTGTGTGGAATCCTGACAGATAAG GATATAGCTATGAAAGTCATTGCTCATGATCTAAATCTTGAGGAAACTCCTGTGTCTAAGGTCATGACTAGGAACCCAGTATTTGTGCTTTCTGATAATCTTGCTGTCGAAGCGTTGCAAAAAATGGTTCAAG GAAAGTTTAGACATTTACCAGTTGTTGAAAAAGGAGAGGTGATTGCTTTACTTGACATAGCAAAATGTTTGTATGATGCTATTGCTCGTTTGGAGAGGGCAGCTGAGAAGGGAAAAGCGATTGCAGCTGCTGTTGAAGGCGTGGAGAGACATTGGGGGACCACAGTTTCTG GCCCGAACACATTCATTGAGACACTTCGAGAGCGAATGTTTACACCCTCTGTGTCCACTATAATTCCTGACAACTCAAA GATTGTTACAGTAGATCCAAGTGACACTGTGCTAGAGGCTGCAAAGAAGATGTTTGAAGTTCAAGCAAGCTCTGCCATTGTAATTGTAGAAAACAAACCACGAGGAATACTTAC TTCAAAAGACATGCTGATGAGGGTCATAGCTCAAGATCTTTCTCCAGGATCTACTTTAGTGGAGAAG GTGATGACACCAAATCCAGAGTGTGCTACTGTAGATACTCCTATTGTTGATGCACTTCATACCATGCATGATGGGAAATTTTTGCACCTTCCAGTTGTTGATAAAG AAGGAGTGGCAGTAGCTGTTCTCGATGTTCTTCATATAACTCATGCTGCAATAGCCACA GTTGGAAGTACTGCAGCAGTCAATGGAGAGGCCACAAACACCATGCTGCAAAAGTTCTGGGATTCTGCAATGGAACTAAATccagatgatgatgatgagacCCGGAG TGAGAATTCCTTGAAATTTCCTTCTGATGCGGGAGATGGCGGACGATCTATTGCTTATTCTACTTCCACCCCCAACTCGTTTGCTTTCAAAATTCAAGATGGAAAAGGAAGGATGCATAGATTCTTATGTG GTACACAGAGTTTGACCGACCTTATAGCAGCCATCCTTCAGAGATTAGGAGATGAAATTGACCGTGACAACCTTCCTCATATTCTG TATGAAGATGAAGACAAGGACAAGGTTGTGCTTGCATCTGATAATGATCTTCAAGCAGCTGTAGATCATGCCAGACTAGCTGGTTGGAAG GGATTGAAATTGCATTTAGAGTATACCAGTGCAGCACGTCCTCGGATGGGATCCAAGTCAAAAGGTATGGAATATGCTCAAGCAGATGCTTGGGCTTCGGCATACAGCTCTGTGGCAGCTGGGGCTGCCTTAGTTGCTGGTTTAGGCGTTTTAGCATTCTTGAGGCGACCTGCAAATTGA